In Sphingobacterium thalpophilum, a genomic segment contains:
- the traN gene encoding conjugative transposon protein TraN, which yields MKKYIKTFWAIALILGLAVHSYAQDSIRTPLELGKIEPYKMEVTYDKTSHLIFPSAIRYVDLGSEYLIAGKAEDAENVLRVKASVRAFEPETNFSVITNDGRFYSFNVYYSSYPEVLSYDLLTMQKAVDKANGNDVLFEELGNNSPSLAGLLLETIYNMDKRIVKHIGAKSFGIQFILKGIYIHNGKYYFHTELRNRTNVPFQIDFVNFKVVDKKIAKRTVVQERPMIPLRTYKPLDEIGGKAIEQNVFLLDQFTIDDDKILLIEIFEKNGGRHQTLQIENSDLIKARLINDMHLKF from the coding sequence ATGAAAAAATACATAAAAACCTTTTGGGCTATTGCCCTGATATTGGGCTTGGCCGTGCATTCTTATGCGCAAGACAGCATCAGAACACCGCTTGAACTCGGCAAGATAGAACCTTACAAAATGGAAGTTACTTACGATAAAACTTCGCATCTGATTTTCCCAAGCGCTATTCGTTATGTGGATTTGGGTAGCGAATACTTAATCGCAGGAAAAGCAGAAGATGCAGAAAACGTACTGCGTGTAAAAGCATCGGTAAGAGCTTTCGAGCCTGAAACCAATTTTTCCGTAATCACAAATGATGGTCGTTTTTACAGTTTCAATGTGTATTACAGTTCTTATCCCGAAGTATTAAGCTATGACCTTTTAACAATGCAAAAAGCAGTGGATAAAGCGAATGGAAACGATGTACTTTTTGAAGAATTGGGTAATAATTCTCCGTCATTGGCAGGTTTGCTTTTGGAAACCATTTACAATATGGACAAACGCATTGTAAAACATATTGGTGCTAAAAGTTTCGGCATCCAGTTTATTTTGAAAGGAATTTACATTCACAACGGCAAATATTATTTCCATACAGAATTGAGAAACCGTACCAATGTTCCTTTCCAGATAGATTTTGTGAATTTCAAAGTCGTAGATAAAAAAATAGCAAAGCGTACCGTAGTGCAGGAAAGACCAATGATACCGCTTAGAACCTACAAACCTTTGGATGAAATTGGCGGGAAGGCAATCGAGCAAAACGTGTTTTTGCTAGACCAGTTTACCATTGATGATGACAAAATTTTACTGATTGAAATTTTCGAGAAAAACGGTGGCAGACATCAAACGCTTCAGATAGAAAATTCGGATTTGATAAAAGCCCGATTGATAAATGATATGCACCTGAAATTTTAA
- the traM gene encoding conjugative transposon protein TraM, with amino-acid sequence MKENDNKKSVVRVTEGNPKDNADLLHEGNQNKMDKLKKPLIFVLMGIVFIGCMYLIFKPSSDKDEIENLGLNDAVPQATDAGMQSDKQKAYEQEMLEKQEQAKRNALTTLADYWNTDSTQSSEESLSQEEESNVLGKDKSANPALNSYQNAQNTLGSFYQNDNSETMQLRRQVDELRDRLAERDVPRATTVDDQLALMEKSYQMAAKYLPQNTNTGNAAPDNASNQTTSASEKEHFVAFAPARKNTVSALYREPSDSAFSADWSEIKNRGFFTAGSKEQVVQPKNSIKACVHDAQTVTGETGVRLRLLETAQTPQRTIPKGTIVTANAKFQNGRLQLKVTSIELEGNIIPVEITIYDLDGQQGLNVPNSPERSAITDIVANMGNATGSSFSMNSSTGQQIASDLSKSAVQGISGYFAKKVRAPKVTLKAGHQVFLVSKK; translated from the coding sequence ATGAAAGAAAATGATAACAAAAAGTCTGTGGTTCGGGTAACAGAAGGAAACCCGAAAGACAACGCTGATTTGCTTCACGAAGGCAATCAGAATAAAATGGATAAACTCAAAAAGCCGCTCATATTTGTTTTAATGGGTATTGTTTTTATCGGCTGTATGTATTTGATATTTAAACCGTCTTCGGATAAGGATGAAATCGAAAATCTCGGTTTGAATGATGCCGTTCCGCAAGCAACTGATGCCGGAATGCAATCTGACAAACAAAAAGCGTATGAACAGGAAATGCTGGAAAAGCAAGAGCAGGCAAAAAGAAATGCCCTTACTACGCTTGCCGATTATTGGAATACAGACAGCACGCAAAGTAGTGAAGAAAGCTTATCTCAAGAAGAGGAAAGTAATGTTTTGGGTAAAGATAAATCTGCTAATCCTGCACTCAATAGTTACCAAAATGCGCAAAATACATTGGGTTCATTTTATCAAAATGATAATTCAGAAACGATGCAACTTCGCAGGCAGGTAGACGAATTGAGAGACAGGCTCGCGGAAAGAGATGTTCCTCGTGCTACCACAGTTGATGACCAATTGGCGTTGATGGAAAAATCCTATCAAATGGCAGCAAAATATCTTCCTCAAAATACAAATACGGGAAATGCTGCTCCTGACAATGCATCAAACCAAACAACATCCGCATCAGAAAAAGAGCATTTTGTAGCATTTGCACCGGCAAGAAAAAATACCGTTTCTGCTTTGTATCGAGAACCATCAGACAGTGCCTTTTCCGCAGACTGGAGCGAAATTAAAAACCGTGGATTTTTTACCGCAGGGTCTAAAGAACAAGTAGTTCAACCGAAAAATAGTATCAAAGCCTGTGTACACGATGCACAGACGGTAACAGGCGAAACTGGCGTACGTTTACGATTGTTGGAAACGGCACAAACACCACAAAGAACTATTCCGAAAGGAACTATTGTAACGGCAAATGCTAAATTTCAGAATGGCAGATTACAGCTAAAAGTAACTTCCATAGAATTAGAAGGTAACATTATTCCTGTTGAGATAACCATTTATGATTTGGATGGACAACAAGGATTGAACGTACCCAATTCTCCCGAACGAAGTGCCATTACAGATATTGTTGCCAATATGGGCAACGCTACCGGTTCAAGCTTTAGTATGAATTCTTCAACGGGACAACAAATTGCTTCCGACCTCAGCAAAAGCGCAGTTCAGGGTATTTCGGGTTATTTCGCTAAAAAAGTGAGAGCACCAAAAGTTACTTTAAAAGCTGGACATCAAGTCTTTTTGGTATCTAAAAAATAA
- a CDS encoding DUF3872 domain-containing protein: MITIFNKFRIGLLPVYLMLAILTASVSLVSCRKDDDLEIQNNFPFEVKVMPVPKDVANGQTVEIRVTIQRTGNYSNTQYYLRYFQFDGQGSLRYYDETPYLPNDLYLLPTEQFRLYYTSASAVSQSFDVWISDSFGNEKQLTFQFNSSD, from the coding sequence ATGATAACAATATTCAATAAATTCAGAATAGGATTATTGCCGGTATATCTAATGCTGGCAATCCTTACAGCTTCGGTTTCTTTGGTATCTTGCAGGAAAGATGACGACCTCGAAATACAGAACAATTTTCCTTTTGAGGTAAAAGTAATGCCGGTTCCGAAAGATGTTGCCAATGGACAAACGGTGGAAATACGTGTTACCATACAACGAACAGGAAATTACAGCAACACGCAATACTATCTCCGCTATTTTCAATTTGATGGGCAAGGTTCGCTACGTTATTATGATGAAACGCCATACTTGCCGAACGATTTGTATCTGTTACCAACAGAGCAATTCAGGTTGTATTACACATCTGCCTCTGCCGTTTCGCAATCTTTTGATGTGTGGATTTCGGATAGTTTTGGGAATGAAAAGCAACTGACTTTTCAGTTTAATAGCAGTGATTAA
- a CDS encoding molybdenum ABC transporter permease: protein MDAVTAQLVLGIIPLVIGIGLVYWISRRKFYRRNAVGAEGFSSFEASVFTRFIERIGKWLAYALIIIGILSIWSHWQMKKEKKQTEVKTEQPVER from the coding sequence ATGGATGCGGTTACGGCTCAGTTAGTACTTGGTATTATTCCGCTTGTTATCGGAATAGGGCTTGTTTATTGGATAAGTCGCAGAAAATTTTACAGGCGTAATGCTGTTGGAGCCGAAGGGTTTTCCAGCTTTGAGGCATCAGTATTTACACGTTTTATAGAGCGTATTGGCAAATGGCTTGCCTATGCTTTGATTATTATCGGCATACTTTCTATTTGGTCGCATTGGCAAATGAAGAAAGAGAAAAAACAAACTGAGGTTAAAACGGAACAGCCTGTAGAGCGTTGA
- the purD gene encoding phosphoribosylamine--glycine ligase, translating to MNILIIGSGGRESAFAYKLSKSPRLDQLFIAPGNAGTGAYGQNVNIKVTDFTAIATFVLENNVQMVLVGPEEPLVKGIHDYFLNREDLKNIPVIGPQQEGAQLEGSKDFSKQFMDRHGVPTAASRSFDATSLEDGLAYLETQRLPIVLKADGLAAGKGVLICETLEDAKAELKAMIADSKFGEASRVVVVEEFLKGIELSVFVLTDGNSYKVLPSAKDYKRIGEGDTGLNTGGMGSISPVPFADETFLNKVEERIIRPTVEGLKKDGIPYKGFIFIGLMNVEGEPYVIEYNVRMGDPETESVLPRIESDLLDLLEGVAQGNLDQRSYTVSPKTAVTVMLVAGGYPGDYESGKEIANIENVKESIVFQAGTKEVDGKIVTAGGRVIAVTTLQDTLFEALQQATADAGRIYFEGKYFRRDIGFDLI from the coding sequence ATGAATATCCTAATAATCGGTTCAGGAGGTCGTGAATCAGCCTTCGCCTATAAATTGTCGAAAAGTCCACGTTTAGATCAGTTGTTTATTGCTCCAGGAAATGCTGGAACAGGTGCGTATGGTCAGAATGTAAATATTAAAGTTACCGACTTTACCGCTATTGCAACCTTCGTTTTGGAGAATAACGTGCAAATGGTGCTCGTTGGTCCAGAAGAGCCTTTGGTAAAAGGTATTCATGATTACTTTTTAAATCGGGAAGATTTAAAAAATATCCCGGTAATAGGGCCACAACAAGAGGGTGCTCAATTGGAGGGCTCAAAAGATTTTTCAAAGCAATTTATGGATCGCCACGGCGTACCTACTGCAGCTTCAAGATCGTTTGATGCGACATCATTGGAAGACGGATTGGCTTACCTTGAAACGCAAAGACTGCCAATTGTGCTTAAGGCGGATGGCTTAGCAGCTGGCAAGGGAGTATTGATCTGCGAGACGCTCGAAGATGCTAAAGCTGAGCTAAAAGCAATGATTGCAGATTCAAAGTTTGGAGAAGCTAGCCGGGTTGTGGTTGTTGAAGAATTTTTGAAAGGAATTGAATTGTCTGTTTTTGTTTTGACCGATGGTAATTCATATAAAGTGCTTCCTTCTGCAAAAGATTATAAACGCATTGGAGAAGGGGATACAGGTCTGAACACGGGTGGTATGGGATCGATATCTCCGGTTCCTTTTGCAGATGAGACATTTTTAAATAAAGTAGAAGAGCGTATTATCAGACCAACAGTTGAAGGACTTAAAAAAGATGGTATTCCGTATAAAGGATTTATTTTTATCGGTTTGATGAATGTGGAAGGGGAACCTTATGTCATCGAGTATAATGTTCGTATGGGAGATCCAGAGACTGAGTCCGTATTGCCACGTATTGAATCGGATCTGTTGGATTTACTGGAAGGTGTTGCACAAGGCAATTTGGATCAACGTTCCTATACAGTATCTCCTAAAACAGCCGTGACGGTGATGTTGGTTGCCGGAGGTTATCCCGGAGATTACGAGTCGGGAAAAGAGATCGCCAATATTGAAAACGTGAAAGAATCCATCGTATTTCAAGCAGGTACGAAAGAGGTAGATGGTAAGATCGTTACTGCAGGCGGACGTGTAATTGCTGTTACCACATTGCAAGATACGCTGTTTGAAGCCCTTCAACAGGCCACAGCAGATGCTGGGAGGATATATTTTGAAGGGAAATACTTCAGAAGAGATATCGGTTTTGACCTTATTTAA
- a CDS encoding helix-turn-helix domain-containing protein produces the protein MDLLTNETEEIIAHQQMIMQLRSYIEVILKNYRPVMNGEIYLSGDDLCRILHISKRTLQQYRDDNILPFIQIGGKIIYKESDILTVLEQNYIAKGKHCL, from the coding sequence ATGGATTTACTAACGAATGAAACCGAAGAAATAATTGCCCATCAGCAAATGATAATGCAGTTGAGAAGCTATATCGAAGTCATACTAAAAAATTATCGTCCTGTAATGAATGGCGAAATTTATCTCTCAGGCGATGATTTGTGCAGAATACTTCACATCAGCAAAAGAACCTTACAACAATATCGCGATGATAATATTTTACCATTTATACAAATTGGTGGCAAGATTATTTACAAGGAAAGTGATATTCTAACTGTCTTGGAACAGAACTATATAGCCAAAGGCAAACATTGTTTATAA
- a CDS encoding helix-turn-helix domain-containing protein translates to MEVIAIQKSALDRINNELKSLLELTENATTKYIQIFKAEKWLDNQEVCLMMNITKRTLQTYKDKGLLPYSKLNRKNYYKLSDVQALLEARQSYNTNENGFTNE, encoded by the coding sequence ATGGAAGTTATCGCAATACAAAAATCTGCATTAGATAGAATAAACAATGAGTTAAAATCACTTTTGGAACTGACAGAAAATGCTACCACAAAATACATTCAGATTTTCAAAGCAGAAAAATGGCTCGATAACCAGGAAGTATGTCTGATGATGAACATTACCAAACGAACTTTACAGACTTATAAGGACAAAGGGCTATTGCCATATTCCAAATTAAACCGCAAAAACTATTACAAACTCTCGGATGTGCAGGCTTTGCTTGAAGCTCGACAATCTTACAATACCAACGAAAATGGATTTACTAACGAATGA
- a CDS encoding single-stranded DNA-binding protein, whose amino-acid sequence MNIIGRLTKDAEVRTLSNEKQVVNFSVATNESYKNKQGDRIEQTTYFDCAYWISAKVATLLTKGKLVELTGRVSTRAWIGKDGEAHSGLNFHTSQIKLHGGGRKTETVQVTGEGKTDDLPF is encoded by the coding sequence ATGAACATCATTGGAAGACTGACAAAAGATGCGGAAGTACGCACATTGTCAAATGAAAAACAGGTAGTGAATTTTTCTGTAGCAACCAACGAAAGCTACAAAAACAAGCAAGGCGACCGCATAGAACAAACAACCTATTTCGATTGCGCTTATTGGATTTCTGCAAAGGTAGCCACACTACTCACCAAGGGTAAATTGGTTGAACTCACAGGCAGAGTAAGCACAAGAGCGTGGATAGGAAAAGACGGAGAAGCGCATTCTGGGTTAAACTTTCATACCTCGCAAATCAAACTGCACGGAGGTGGCAGGAAAACCGAAACCGTGCAAGTTACTGGAGAAGGAAAAACGGATGACCTTCCATTTTAA
- a CDS encoding conjugal transfer protein TraO: MKKYIYTVMLVLVGITVAQAQRMLPKQKGIELNAGILSKDKIGNDYYLNIGMTVNGKNGNYQLWALEYTHQYHDYKNVRIPQETFTAEGGYSLFLLGDARKNITINLGITGVVGYESINRGEAILYDGAKILSEDNFIYGAGGRITFETYLSDRFVLVLQGRTKVFWGTDLEQFRPSAGVGLRFNF, encoded by the coding sequence ATGAAAAAATATATCTACACCGTAATGCTCGTTTTAGTAGGCATCACGGTTGCACAAGCGCAAAGAATGCTCCCGAAGCAAAAAGGAATTGAACTGAATGCAGGTATTTTGTCCAAAGATAAAATAGGCAATGATTATTACCTCAACATCGGAATGACCGTGAACGGTAAAAACGGTAATTACCAGCTTTGGGCTTTGGAATATACACACCAATACCACGACTACAAAAATGTTCGCATACCGCAGGAAACGTTTACTGCAGAAGGTGGTTACAGCTTATTTTTATTAGGCGATGCCCGAAAAAATATCACGATTAATTTAGGAATAACAGGCGTGGTCGGTTACGAAAGCATCAACCGTGGCGAAGCGATATTGTATGACGGTGCAAAAATTTTGAGCGAAGACAATTTCATCTACGGAGCTGGCGGAAGAATAACTTTTGAAACGTATTTGTCAGACCGGTTTGTATTAGTGTTGCAAGGACGTACAAAAGTCTTTTGGGGCACAGACTTAGAGCAGTTCCGTCCGTCTGCTGGTGTGGGATTAAGGTTTAACTTTTAA
- a CDS encoding response regulator transcription factor, with translation MKTGTAQQKTSLAFINDKSPILDLICNELLSSGIEILFRSETFPNALNELSALKKLPQVCIVDLNFYDKNVLEQLQYLTSLHPTIKLIAHSDIDAEKVAKSLLGIGFVSYLLIGSDADIFKKAIKNATE, from the coding sequence ATGAAAACTGGTACTGCACAACAAAAAACTTCCCTTGCCTTTATCAATGATAAAAGCCCGATTTTAGATTTGATTTGCAACGAACTTCTTTCTTCAGGAATAGAAATTCTGTTTCGGTCTGAAACTTTTCCAAATGCTTTAAATGAATTATCGGCATTAAAAAAACTTCCGCAAGTTTGCATTGTTGACCTCAATTTTTACGACAAAAATGTACTGGAGCAACTACAATATTTAACTTCACTTCATCCCACAATAAAACTGATTGCCCATAGCGATATTGATGCTGAAAAAGTAGCGAAAAGTCTTTTGGGTATTGGTTTTGTAAGCTATTTATTAATTGGCAGTGATGCAGATATTTTTAAAAAAGCTATTAAAAACGCCACCGAATGA
- a CDS encoding site-specific integrase has product MEQTKKSTFKLLFYLKKNELKKNGNAPIMARITIDGTAKTLGTKLEINPNNWNLKFGRVEGKSSVALNINQKLDNIRGRIDKIYEDMLKHEGFATSQKVKLSFLGVGVMNDAILKVFNEQNSEFKNLVDKGERAESTYYKYNIVYTHLSDFISQRFHRDDMAFRELTGDFIREFDFYLRYDKQCSHNTVWVYTMPVLSLIELAMKKGLIRNSPFEDYEISMEETDRGYLLKENVEKLMKCKPSHPRYELVKDLFIFSCFTGLSYVDIKKLTVRNIQSFFDGHQWIISRRKKSDVASNVRLMDIPKRIIEKYQGTSRNEFIFPVPGNTTCNNHIKILMEDAEIITEQKVTFHTARHTFGTMFLTEGVPLESLSKMMGHKNIATTQIYAKITSQKISKDMDLVAPKFLAMEEAFSTTI; this is encoded by the coding sequence ATGGAACAGACAAAAAAGTCAACGTTCAAACTACTTTTCTATTTGAAAAAGAATGAACTGAAAAAGAATGGAAATGCCCCCATTATGGCACGTATTACCATTGACGGAACAGCTAAAACTTTGGGAACAAAGCTAGAAATCAATCCAAATAATTGGAATTTGAAATTTGGGAGAGTTGAGGGAAAAAGTTCAGTTGCTTTAAACATCAATCAAAAGTTGGATAACATTCGTGGGCGCATCGACAAGATTTATGAAGATATGCTGAAACACGAAGGTTTTGCTACATCACAAAAAGTGAAACTGTCATTTTTAGGTGTCGGCGTAATGAATGATGCCATTTTAAAAGTTTTTAACGAACAGAATTCAGAATTTAAAAATTTAGTCGATAAGGGAGAACGTGCAGAAAGCACCTACTACAAATACAATATTGTTTATACTCACCTTTCAGATTTCATAAGCCAACGATTTCATAGAGACGATATGGCTTTCCGTGAGTTAACTGGCGACTTTATCAGAGAATTTGATTTTTATCTTCGATATGATAAACAATGTAGCCACAACACGGTTTGGGTTTACACGATGCCAGTTTTAAGCTTAATTGAACTGGCGATGAAAAAAGGTTTGATACGTAACAGTCCTTTTGAGGATTACGAAATCAGTATGGAAGAAACCGATAGAGGTTATCTTCTGAAAGAGAATGTTGAAAAATTAATGAAGTGCAAACCATCGCATCCTCGATATGAGCTGGTAAAAGATTTGTTTATTTTCAGTTGTTTTACAGGGTTATCGTATGTAGATATTAAAAAACTGACCGTTAGAAATATCCAATCTTTTTTTGATGGTCATCAATGGATTATCAGCAGAAGAAAGAAGTCTGATGTTGCATCCAATGTTCGCTTAATGGATATTCCAAAACGAATAATTGAAAAATACCAAGGCACCTCACGCAATGAATTTATTTTTCCGGTTCCTGGCAATACAACTTGCAATAATCACATTAAAATATTAATGGAAGATGCCGAGATTATTACTGAACAGAAAGTTACCTTTCATACTGCGAGACATACATTTGGAACAATGTTTTTGACCGAAGGTGTGCCTTTGGAAAGTCTTAGTAAAATGATGGGGCATAAAAATATTGCTACTACACAGATTTATGCCAAAATCACAAGCCAAAAAATTAGCAAGGATATGGATTTGGTTGCGCCTAAATTTCTTGCTATGGAAGAAGCTTTTTCAACAACTATTTAA
- a CDS encoding ATP-binding protein has product MNRKLTTNSRLVNELFANYISTFAAFCELLNNSIQAKSKNIWIEIDYTLETEIHPLLIKKISVKDDGNGVHMSDIERKLLDIGTANKDGGKGIGRFASFQIGQEIEIETIGYSQEDKTFTETYIPLSFNSFGKNINVSEIELATKENILEGNNHNTFYKVTISSLYPHSTTENEPKKKIIDKFLKDNLSDAIFERYPLKIFNKEVTFHINGKALNPTDFVIDNPIKIAKTYTDTKGKEHKVLFDFMQIKKMDKIKVFLTAQNAGLNTIAGSLEYDASWLSPKIGGWFIYVSSSTLSSDIYRNIDLDDLDPDWRKVREFIKDKLNTFFKDRNFEFDNFSDNLKNDDFYPYKERASSKSKVILFDKLAYLVEDKYHILKDNNQLREIIYPLIDRTISNGELNNILRSVLKLNNKMISKFSDLLEKTDLDNIVEFSDKVASKIEDIEFLEKLVYSEISKNVKERKELHKFLEKMLWVFGEEYSESTKLLSDKNLEKNLTQLRQDCLMFKPSKDGDNINVIDEKPVKSITDLFMYNERVLDAKRREVLVVELKAPKVKISPKEIEQVMKYAREIEKLDASSSNIHYKILLISSKINSDAEFQIKGNQRNEDNPYFYFRNENKNIEIWIMKWSDLLENVKRKLKYMSAILNTKDIDVQEKAEKDFADIEFNKVSSSLKRVAM; this is encoded by the coding sequence ATGAATAGAAAACTTACGACAAATTCAAGATTAGTCAATGAATTATTTGCTAATTATATCAGTACGTTTGCTGCATTCTGCGAATTATTAAATAACTCTATTCAAGCCAAGAGTAAAAATATTTGGATTGAAATTGACTATACTTTAGAAACTGAAATACATCCTCTTTTAATCAAAAAAATCTCTGTAAAAGATGACGGTAATGGAGTTCATATGTCTGACATTGAAAGGAAACTATTGGACATTGGAACGGCAAATAAAGATGGTGGTAAAGGAATTGGAAGATTTGCAAGTTTTCAAATCGGTCAAGAAATTGAAATTGAAACTATTGGATATTCACAAGAAGATAAGACATTTACTGAAACATATATCCCGTTATCATTCAATAGTTTTGGGAAAAACATCAATGTTTCTGAAATTGAATTAGCTACAAAAGAAAATATCTTAGAAGGAAATAATCATAATACTTTTTACAAGGTAACAATTTCCAGTTTGTACCCACATTCAACCACAGAAAATGAACCAAAAAAGAAAATTATTGACAAATTTCTTAAAGACAATCTTTCAGATGCAATTTTTGAGAGATACCCCTTAAAGATTTTTAATAAAGAAGTTACATTTCACATAAACGGTAAAGCTTTAAATCCTACTGATTTTGTAATAGATAATCCGATTAAAATAGCTAAAACTTATACAGACACAAAAGGTAAAGAACATAAAGTTCTTTTTGACTTTATGCAAATTAAGAAAATGGATAAAATCAAAGTCTTTTTAACAGCGCAAAATGCGGGTCTGAATACTATAGCGGGAAGTTTAGAATATGATGCAAGTTGGTTGAGCCCAAAAATTGGAGGATGGTTTATTTATGTGTCTTCCTCTACATTATCATCTGACATTTACAGAAATATAGATTTAGATGACTTAGACCCTGATTGGAGAAAAGTAAGAGAATTTATTAAAGATAAACTGAACACATTTTTTAAAGACAGAAATTTTGAATTTGACAATTTTTCCGACAATCTTAAAAATGATGATTTTTATCCATACAAAGAGAGGGCAAGCTCTAAATCAAAAGTTATCCTGTTTGATAAATTAGCCTATTTAGTAGAAGATAAATACCATATCTTAAAAGACAATAATCAGTTAAGAGAAATTATTTATCCCCTTATTGATAGAACAATATCAAATGGAGAATTAAATAACATTTTACGAAGTGTTCTAAAATTAAATAACAAAATGATATCTAAATTTTCCGATTTATTGGAAAAAACCGATTTAGATAATATTGTTGAGTTTTCAGATAAAGTTGCTTCAAAGATTGAAGATATTGAATTCCTCGAAAAATTGGTATATAGCGAAATATCAAAAAATGTAAAAGAGCGAAAAGAATTACATAAATTTTTAGAAAAAATGTTATGGGTTTTTGGAGAAGAATATTCAGAAAGCACTAAACTTTTGTCTGATAAGAATTTAGAAAAAAATTTAACTCAATTAAGACAAGACTGTTTAATGTTTAAGCCCTCAAAAGATGGAGATAATATTAATGTTATTGATGAAAAACCAGTAAAATCAATTACTGACCTTTTTATGTATAATGAAAGAGTTTTAGATGCTAAAAGAAGAGAAGTTTTAGTTGTTGAACTAAAAGCACCCAAAGTAAAAATAAGCCCTAAAGAAATAGAACAAGTAATGAAGTATGCCAGAGAAATTGAAAAACTTGACGCCTCAAGCTCCAATATTCATTATAAAATTTTGTTGATTAGCTCAAAAATAAATTCCGATGCTGAATTCCAAATAAAAGGTAATCAAAGAAATGAAGACAACCCCTATTTCTACTTCAGAAATGAAAATAAAAATATTGAAATATGGATTATGAAATGGTCTGATTTGTTAGAAAATGTAAAAAGGAAGCTAAAGTATATGTCAGCAATTTTAAATACTAAAGATATCGATGTTCAAGAAAAGGCAGAGAAAGACTTCGCAGATATTGAGTTTAATAAAGTGAGTTCCTCTTTAAAAAGAGTTGCGATGTAA
- a CDS encoding DUF932 domain-containing protein — protein sequence MAHNINFNERTGRYSFFSVQQKAWHGLGQIVEQFPTSEEAIKYAGLDYEVVKSPIFTKNSGIIETASGIEIGSSELEVPNYFANIRTDNNAVLGVVGKDYHIVQNREAFNFFDAIVGGGEGILYETAGALGNGERIFITAKLPDYIRVGNGDDVTEKYIFLTTSHDGSGSITAAFTPIRIVCQNTLNASLRNMTNVVRIKHTSGAKQRIENAHKIMGLANTLSNQLERIFNDWAKVKVTDQEVKKLIQLALCPNKETFDLLKKGAEDEISTLFKNTVDDAFAYAMISDTQQMETTKGTLFGAYNAVTGYYQNVRNYKNDEAKLQSIVLGGTAQLKSQKAFELCTAFALDGSEILNLN from the coding sequence ATGGCACACAACATTAATTTCAACGAGAGAACAGGACGTTATTCATTTTTTAGCGTTCAGCAAAAAGCGTGGCACGGTTTAGGGCAAATCGTGGAGCAATTCCCAACCAGTGAAGAAGCGATTAAATACGCTGGATTAGACTATGAAGTCGTAAAATCCCCAATTTTCACTAAAAATTCGGGCATTATCGAAACTGCAAGCGGTATCGAAATAGGCAGTAGCGAATTGGAAGTACCTAATTATTTTGCCAACATACGAACCGATAACAATGCCGTTTTGGGTGTAGTTGGTAAAGATTATCACATTGTACAAAACCGTGAAGCTTTTAATTTCTTTGATGCTATTGTAGGCGGTGGCGAAGGTATTCTGTACGAAACCGCAGGCGCATTGGGCAACGGAGAACGTATTTTTATTACAGCTAAATTACCCGATTATATTCGTGTTGGCAATGGCGATGATGTTACGGAAAAGTATATTTTTCTAACCACTTCGCACGATGGTAGCGGAAGCATTACAGCCGCATTTACACCTATCCGTATTGTTTGTCAAAATACCTTAAATGCTTCATTGCGAAATATGACCAATGTAGTCCGCATCAAACACACATCGGGAGCAAAACAGCGTATCGAGAATGCCCACAAGATTATGGGATTGGCAAACACATTAAGCAATCAATTAGAGCGCATTTTCAACGATTGGGCAAAAGTAAAGGTAACAGACCAAGAAGTAAAAAAGCTAATTCAATTGGCACTTTGTCCGAACAAGGAAACTTTTGATTTGCTTAAAAAAGGTGCAGAAGATGAAATTTCAACCCTCTTTAAAAATACGGTTGATGATGCTTTTGCCTATGCAATGATAAGCGACACACAGCAAATGGAAACAACCAAAGGCACATTGTTCGGAGCGTACAACGCTGTTACAGGCTACTATCAGAATGTAAGAAATTACAAAAACGATGAAGCCAAATTGCAGAGTATTGTATTGGGCGGAACTGCCCAACTAAAATCGCAGAAAGCATTTGAATTGTGTACTGCATTTGCTTTAGACGGTTCGGAAATTTTAAATCTTAATTAA